One part of the Mariniflexile litorale genome encodes these proteins:
- a CDS encoding protein adenylyltransferase SelO family protein: MKLNIKDTFNTQLPADPILENSRRQVEKACFSYVTPKHTAKPELLHVSSEMLKNLGLSKEDAQSEEFLRVFTGNTVLPNTKPYAMCYGGHQFGNWAGQLGDGRAINLAEVEHNNKHWAIQLKGAGETPYSRNADGLAVLRSSIREYLCSEAMHHLGVPTTRALSLALSGDQVLRDVLYNGNPDYEKGAIVCRVAPSFLRFGNYEILAARQDVKTLKTLVDYTIKHFFNHLGEPSKETYLAFFNEVSQRTLDMIIHWQRVGFVHGVMNTDNMSILGLTIDYGPYGWLEGFDYGWTPNTTDRQHKRYRYGNQPNIGLWNLYKLANALYPLIEDTQALESILDTYKTDFEVKSLVMMRSKLGLETEDVFDASLIQDLEDNLLLTETDMTIFFRKLSDFNKEEVSEGLEIVKKAFYISTEITGEIQQKWDAWFQRYAERLKQEQTNSKVRKENMNLVNPKYVLRNYMVQLAIDDADKGDYRLIDELFQLLKKPYDEQPIYEKWFAKRPDWARHKVGCSMLSCSS; encoded by the coding sequence ATGAAACTTAATATAAAAGATACATTTAATACCCAATTACCAGCAGACCCCATTCTAGAGAATTCCAGGAGACAAGTTGAAAAGGCCTGTTTTTCGTATGTAACACCTAAGCATACAGCAAAACCAGAATTGCTTCATGTATCTTCTGAAATGCTTAAAAATTTAGGTCTTTCAAAAGAAGATGCACAAAGCGAAGAATTTCTAAGAGTGTTCACAGGAAATACTGTGCTGCCAAATACGAAACCATATGCCATGTGTTATGGTGGACATCAGTTTGGGAATTGGGCAGGACAATTAGGTGATGGGCGCGCTATTAATTTAGCCGAAGTTGAACACAACAACAAACATTGGGCAATACAGTTAAAAGGCGCTGGAGAAACACCTTACTCCCGGAATGCAGACGGGTTAGCTGTTTTACGCTCTTCAATAAGAGAGTATTTATGTAGTGAGGCCATGCACCATTTGGGTGTACCAACAACAAGAGCTTTATCATTGGCATTATCTGGCGACCAGGTTTTACGAGATGTTTTGTATAACGGCAATCCAGACTATGAAAAAGGAGCAATTGTGTGTCGCGTGGCACCTTCATTTTTGCGTTTTGGCAATTATGAGATTCTGGCGGCGAGACAAGATGTTAAAACACTAAAAACCTTAGTAGATTATACCATCAAACATTTTTTTAATCACCTAGGAGAACCTTCAAAGGAAACTTATTTGGCTTTTTTTAATGAAGTTTCACAACGTACATTAGATATGATAATTCATTGGCAACGCGTCGGTTTTGTGCATGGTGTGATGAATACTGATAACATGTCTATTCTTGGTTTAACCATAGATTATGGACCTTACGGTTGGCTTGAAGGTTTCGATTATGGCTGGACGCCGAACACGACCGATCGCCAACATAAACGTTATCGTTATGGAAATCAACCTAATATAGGACTGTGGAATTTATATAAATTAGCCAACGCCTTATATCCTTTAATAGAAGATACACAAGCACTTGAAAGTATATTAGATACGTATAAAACAGATTTTGAAGTGAAGTCTTTAGTGATGATGCGTTCAAAATTAGGATTAGAAACTGAAGATGTTTTTGATGCCTCTTTAATTCAAGATTTGGAAGATAATTTACTGCTTACAGAAACGGATATGACTATTTTCTTTAGGAAATTAAGTGATTTTAATAAGGAAGAAGTTTCCGAAGGATTAGAAATTGTTAAAAAGGCATTTTATATTTCAACAGAAATAACTGGTGAAATTCAACAAAAATGGGATGCATGGTTTCAACGGTATGCGGAACGTTTGAAGCAAGAACAAACAAATTCTAAAGTACGAAAAGAGAATATGAATTTGGTGAATCCAAAATACGTGCTTCGTAACTATATGGTACAATTAGCTATTGATGACGCTGATAAAGGCGATTATCGGTTAATTGATGAATTATTTCAATTACTAAAAAAACCTTATGACGAGCAACCGATATACGAAAAATGGTTCGCAAAGCGTCCTGATTGGGCACGACATAAAGTAGGCTGTTCCATGTTGTCATGTAGCTCGTAA
- a CDS encoding aldo/keto reductase translates to MILGLGMAAIGRPHYINVRKNTTAKSEVTELKANGFEVLDEAYKLGVRYFDTAPGYGLAEQLLIEWLANKNDNSIQVATKWGYTYTANFDADALVHEVKEHSISKLKEQWQVSKNLLPFLTTYQIHSATLETGVLENESVLNELAHLKSEFNLKIGISTTGENQVEVIKKALEVSVDGIPLFDTFQSTYNVLDQSVFNVNNLLKQEGKKLIIKEALANGRIFRNSNYPKYTDFYNYMESVSNKYNVGVDAIALQFCARTIPESIILSGASTVGQLKENLKLDAFVLTEEELNRLKHFSVEPTWYWNERKQLKWN, encoded by the coding sequence GTGATTTTAGGATTAGGAATGGCTGCCATTGGTAGGCCGCATTATATTAATGTAAGGAAAAATACAACTGCAAAAAGCGAGGTAACCGAACTTAAAGCTAATGGTTTTGAAGTTTTAGATGAAGCTTACAAATTAGGTGTGCGTTATTTTGATACCGCCCCAGGTTATGGATTGGCAGAGCAATTATTAATAGAATGGTTAGCAAATAAAAACGATAACAGCATACAAGTAGCCACTAAATGGGGTTACACCTATACCGCAAATTTTGATGCGGATGCGTTGGTTCATGAAGTAAAGGAACATAGTATTTCAAAATTAAAAGAGCAATGGCAGGTGTCTAAAAACCTATTGCCATTTTTAACAACCTATCAAATTCATTCGGCAACTTTAGAAACGGGTGTGTTAGAAAATGAATCGGTTTTAAATGAATTAGCCCATTTAAAAAGTGAGTTTAATTTAAAAATAGGGATTTCAACTACGGGGGAAAATCAAGTAGAGGTTATAAAAAAAGCATTAGAAGTATCTGTTGATGGTATACCGTTATTTGATACATTTCAAAGCACCTACAATGTTTTAGACCAAAGTGTTTTTAATGTAAATAATTTATTGAAACAAGAAGGTAAAAAGTTAATTATTAAAGAAGCCTTGGCTAACGGTAGAATTTTTAGAAACTCAAATTACCCAAAGTATACCGATTTCTATAATTATATGGAAAGTGTATCAAACAAATATAATGTTGGTGTAGATGCTATTGCATTACAGTTTTGTGCTAGAACAATTCCTGAAAGCATTATTTTAAGTGGCGCGAGTACAGTTGGTCAGTTAAAAGAAAATTTAAAATTGGATGCATTTGTTTTAACTGAAGAAGAATTAAATCGATTAAAACATTTTAGCGTTGAGCCAACATGGTATTGGAATGAGCGCAAGCAATTAAAATGGAATTAA
- a CDS encoding peptide-methionine (S)-S-oxide reductase: MELISKIALGGGCHWCTEAVFQSLLGVEKVEQGYIASVDENSNFSEAVIIHFNSELISLETLIEIHLYTHKSTSNHSMRTKYRSAIYVFSGLQKLQSETIIKNFKKDFDNKLITQIYPFHSFKASRESIQNYYQKNPEKPFCKTFINPKLKLLLNQFSKHTNIEELKHLV, encoded by the coding sequence ATGGAATTAATTTCTAAAATTGCATTAGGAGGTGGATGCCATTGGTGTACAGAAGCTGTTTTTCAATCGTTACTTGGTGTTGAAAAAGTAGAACAAGGTTATATAGCTTCAGTGGATGAAAATAGCAATTTTTCCGAAGCCGTGATTATTCATTTTAATTCTGAATTAATTTCATTAGAAACATTAATAGAAATTCATTTATATACACATAAAAGTACCAGCAATCATTCCATGCGAACTAAATACCGTTCGGCAATTTATGTGTTTTCAGGACTTCAAAAACTTCAGTCGGAAACTATTATTAAGAATTTTAAAAAGGACTTTGATAATAAATTAATCACCCAAATCTATCCATTTCACTCCTTTAAAGCTTCTAGAGAATCGATTCAAAATTACTATCAAAAAAATCCAGAAAAACCATTTTGTAAAACGTTCATCAATCCTAAATTGAAATTGTTGTTAAATCAATTTTCTAAACATACTAACATTGAAGAGTTAAAGCATTTGGTCTAA
- a CDS encoding acyl-CoA thioesterase II codes for MTSVSDLLNLLILEKISETEFNGVSKTIGSPIVFGGQVLAQALNAASRTITNDRILHSMHSYFLEAGNLELPITYNVSVVRDGGSFSVRRVTAHQKERTIFILSASFHKKEEGYDHQIPMKPDLKQPEELLGWTDILQKFGDFLPKSLKAFFEIDRPIEFKPTEIVNPLDKKDVPPFSDVWFKLKGDAKNIDLATKQQILTYISDYNILGSTLYPHASKAHWGNTQTASLDHSMWYFRDFDFDDWLLYSMESPSASSARGFARGNIFTRDGKLVASVAQEGLMRPIVK; via the coding sequence ATGACTTCTGTATCCGATTTATTAAACTTGTTAATTTTAGAGAAAATTAGCGAAACTGAATTTAATGGTGTTAGTAAAACCATTGGTAGCCCTATTGTTTTTGGAGGCCAAGTGCTTGCACAAGCTCTTAATGCCGCAAGTAGAACCATTACCAATGATAGAATATTACACTCGATGCATTCGTATTTTTTGGAGGCTGGTAATTTAGAATTACCAATTACCTACAATGTAAGTGTTGTTAGAGACGGTGGGAGTTTTTCGGTACGTCGTGTAACAGCGCATCAAAAAGAGCGAACTATTTTTATATTATCGGCATCGTTTCATAAAAAGGAAGAAGGTTACGACCATCAAATACCTATGAAACCCGATTTAAAGCAACCGGAAGAATTGTTGGGGTGGACGGATATTCTTCAGAAATTCGGAGATTTTTTACCTAAAAGCCTTAAAGCTTTTTTTGAAATAGATCGTCCTATAGAATTTAAACCAACCGAAATAGTAAATCCTTTAGATAAGAAAGATGTACCACCATTTAGCGATGTGTGGTTTAAGTTAAAAGGCGATGCTAAAAACATAGATTTGGCTACAAAACAGCAAATTTTAACTTATATTTCAGACTATAATATTTTAGGTTCTACGTTGTATCCACATGCCAGTAAAGCACACTGGGGCAATACACAAACGGCCAGTTTAGATCATTCGATGTGGTATTTTAGAGATTTTGATTTTGATGATTGGTTGTTATATTCCATGGAATCTCCAAGTGCTTCTAGTGCTCGCGGGTTTGCTCGTGGCAATATATTCACTAGAGACGGGAAATTAGTAGCATCGGTAGCTCAAGAAGGCCTAATGCGCCCCATTGTTAAGTAA